The following are from one region of the Vitis riparia cultivar Riparia Gloire de Montpellier isolate 1030 chromosome 9, EGFV_Vit.rip_1.0, whole genome shotgun sequence genome:
- the LOC117922320 gene encoding senescence-induced receptor-like serine/threonine-protein kinase, whose protein sequence is MYGNYDSKNQPPIFKLYLGVDEWDTVNITKASDIIRMEIIHIPITDYIDVCLVNAGSGTPFISVLELRQLNDLIYSPTELGSLLLYNRWDFGTQQEKQSLIRDKDDVYDRIWRSFTWSSWLSINSSLVSSSFSTSVYKVPGSVMATAVTPANESEPWVFSLNIDNDPSQKLYIYMHFAEVEDLKGQIREFTVSVNDEPYSGPVSPRYLFSDTVSSKYSMSGSTTKKLFFSLKRTNRSTLPPIINAMEAYMIKEFPQSSTQQNDVDAIKKIKSDYAVSRNWQGDPCLPMEYQWDGLTCSHNTSPTIISLNLSSSNLSGNILASFLSLKSLQTLDLSYNNLTGPVPEFFADWPSLKTLNLTGNNLTGSVPQAVTDKFKDGTLSLGENPNLCPTVSCQGQKKKKKKNKFFVPVLTSILSAIVILVLIAALAIIRKLTKRRETKATTIETVTERPKEGPLKSGNFEFTYSEVVGITDNFNRPIGRGGFGEVYLGTLADDTQVAVKVHSPSSNQGPKAFRAEAKLLTRVHHKNLVRLIGYCDDSTNMVLIYEYMSNGNLQQKLSAREAADVLNWKQRLQIAVDAAHGLEYLHNGCKPPIVHRDMKSSNILLTESLQAKIADFGMSRDLQSLSTDPVGTPGYFDPECQSTGNLNEKSDVYSFGIVLLELITGRRAIIPGGIHIAGWVSPMIERGDIRSIVDPRLQGDFNTNSAWKAVEIALACVASTGMQRPDMSHVVVDLKECLETEVASRRIQRVGGHSIGSGNFLENVPLVLSIEVAPHAR, encoded by the exons ATGTATGGGAATTATGATTCCAAGAATCAACCTCCAATCTTCAAACTATATCTGGGTGTTGATGAATGGGACACGGTCAACATAACAAAGGCCTCTGATATTATCAGGATGGAAATCATACACATACCAATTACAGATTACATAGATGTGTGTCTAGTAAACGCCGGTTCGGGGACACCATTCATATCGGTGTTAGAGCTTAGACAacttaatgatttgatttatagCCCGACTGAACTAGGGTCATTGCTACTCTATAATAGGTGGGATTTTGGTACACAACAAGAAAAGCAGAGCTTAATCAG GGACAAAGACGATGTTTACGACCGGATTTGGAGATCATTCACATGGTCGTCTTGGTTGTCCATTAATTCATCACTTGTAAGTTCTTCCTTTAGTACCTCTGTTTATAAAGTACCGGGGAGTGTGATGGCGACTGCTGTAACACCTGCAAATGAAAGTGAACCCTGGGTTTTCTCTTTAAACATAGATAATGATCCTTCTCAAAAGTTGTACATTTACATGCACTTTGCGGAGGTTGAGGATCTCAAAGGCCAAATTAGAGAATTTACTGTCTCCGTGAATGATGAACCATATAGTGGGCCTGTGTCTCCTAGATACCTTTTTTCGGACACCGTGTCTAGCAAATATTCCATGAGTGGAAGTACCACAAAGAAATTGTTCTTTTCACTAAAAAGGACAAACAGATCCACGCTTCCGCCAATTATTAATGCTATGGAGGCTTACATGATAAAAGAATTCCCACAATCATCAACTCAACAAAACGATG TTGATGCAATCAAGAAGATCAAATCAGATTACGCAGTGAGCAGGAACTGGCAAGGAGACCCATGTCTCCCCATGGAATACCAATGGGATGGCCTCACTTGCAGCCATAATACTTCCCCTACTATTATCTCATT GAACCTCTCATCTAGCAATTTGTCCGGGAATATACTTGCTTCATTTTTGAGTCTCAAATCATTACAAACTCT GGATTTATCATACAACAACTTGACTGGACCAGTACCAGAATTTTTTGCCGACTGGCCATCTTTAAAAACTCT GAATTTAACAGGGAACAACCTAACAGGTTCGGTTCCACAGGCTGTTACGGATAAGTTCAAGGATGGAACTCTGAG TCTCGGAGAAAATCCAAATCTTTGTCCGACCGTCTCGTGCCAAGgacagaaaaagaagaagaagaagaacaagttCTTTGTTCCTGTTCTTACATCCATTCTGTCTGCGATTGTGATCCTGGTCCTCATAGCTGCCCTTGCAATCATCCGGAAGTTGACCAAGAGGAGAGAAACCAaag CTACAACCATAGAGACGGTCACTGAACGCCCCAAAGAAGGGCCATTGAAGTCAGGGAATTTTGAGTTCACTTACTCTGAGGTTGTGGGTATCACCGATAACTTTAATCGCCCCATTGGTAGAGGAGGATTTGGAGAAGTTTATCTAGGCACTTTGGCAGATGACACTCAGGTTGCCGTCAAGGTGCATTCTCCATCATCAAATCAAGGCCCTAAGGCATTTCGAGCGGAG GCGAAACTCTTGACGAGAGTTCATCATAAAAACTTGGTTCGTCTAATTGGGTACTGCGATGACAGTACAAACATGGTTCTCATTTATGAATACATGTCCAATGGAAACCTGCAACAGAAGTTAtcag CCAGAGAAGCTGCAGATGTTTTGAACTGGAAACAGAGACTTCAAATTGCAGTAGATGCAGCACATG GATTGGAGTATCTACACAATGGCTGTAAGCCACCAATAGTCCACAGAGACATGAAATCTTCCAACATTCTATTAACTGAATCACTGCAAGCCAAGATAGCGGATTTTGGAATGTCCAGAGATCTTCAAAGCTTATCAACTGACCCAGTAGGCACACCTGGATATTTTGATCCTGA ATGCCAGTCCACGGGAAATTTGAATGAGAAGAGcgatgtttatagctttgggATTGTTTTATTGGAGCTAATCACCGGCCGGCGTGCAATAATCCCTGGGGGCATTCATATAGCTGGATGGGTTAGTCCTATGATTGAAAGAGGGGATATTCGAAGCATTGTTGATCCAAGGTTACAAGGAGATTTCAACACCAATTCTGCCTGGAAAGCAGTAGAGATAGCCTTAGCATGTGTAGCATCAACAGGAATGCAAAGGCCAGACATGAGTCATGTAGTGGTAGACTTGAAGGAATGTTTGGAGACGGAGGTGGCTTCCAGGAGAATTCAGAGGGTAGGTGGCCACAGCATCGGATCAGGCAATTTCCTAGAAAATGTTCCCTTGGTTCTTAGCATTGAAGTGGCTCCTCATGCTAGGTAG
- the LOC117922318 gene encoding senescence-induced receptor-like serine/threonine-protein kinase gives MDGGLTLTWLIVLLVIISLHNSRWVSGTFHENQSSRRKLAAKEGFISIDCGIAPGSYYTDSETEIYYTSDAGFIDTGINYNVSEEYVYQNNDQHLKNVRSFPEGDRNCYTLWPGQGKNHKYLIRARFLYGNYDSKNQLPIFKLYLGVDEWTIVNIGNVNSTYRKEIIHIPITDYIDVCLVNIGSGTPFISVLELRRLNDSIYSPIEPGSLILYDRWDFGTQQEEWKLIREKDDVYDRIWKPFTGSSWLSINISVVSSSFSTSDYKLPGIVMATAAKPANESESWGISLSIDDDPSQKLYIYMHFAEVEDLKGQIREFTVSVNDEPFSGPVAPRLLFSDTVSSKYSISGSTTKKLSFSLERTNRSTLPPIINAMEVYMLKEFPQSSTQQNDVDAIKRIKSDYAVGRNWQGDPCLPMEYQWDGLTCSHNTSPTIISLNLSSSNLSGNLLTSFLSLKSLQNLDLSYNNLTGPVPEFFADFPSLKTLNLTGNNLTGSVPQAVTDKFKDATLSFGENPNLCPSVSCQGQKKKKKKNKFFVPVLTSILSAIVILVLIAALAIVRKLTKRRETKATTIETVTERPKEGPLKSGNCEFTYSEVVGITNNFNSPIGRGGFGEVYLGTLADDTQVAVKVHSPSSNQGPKAFRAEAKLLTRVHHKNLVRLIGYCDDSTNMVLIYEYMSKGNLQQKLSAREAADVLNWKQRLQIAVDAAHGLEYLHNGCKPPIVHRDMKSSNILLTESLQAKIADFGMSRDLQSLSTDPVGTPGYFDPECQSTGNLNEKSDVYSFGIVLLELITGRRAIIPGGIHIAGWVSPMIERGDIRSIVDPRLQGDFNTNSAWKAVEIALACVASTGMQRPDMSHVVVDLKECLETEVASRRIQRVGGHSIGSGNFLENVPLVLSTEVAPHAR, from the exons ATGGATGGTGGACTAACATTGACCTGGCTGATCGTTCTTCTGGTTATTATTTCCTTGCACAACTCGAGATGGGTTTCAGGGACCTTCCATGAAAACCAGTCTAGTCGGCGGAAGCTCGCGGCGAAGGAAG GGTTCATAAGCATCGATTGTGGGATAGCTCCGGGCTCCTATTATACAGATAGTGAAACCGAGATATATTACACTTCGGATGCAGGATTCATAGATACTGGAATCAATTATAACGTTTCCGAAGAATATGTTTATCAAAATAACGATCAACATCTCAAGAACGTTAGAAGCTTCCCAGAAGGAGACAGGAACTGTTACACCCTATGGCCAGGACAAGGCAAGAATCATAAGTATTTGATCAGGGCTCGGTTCTTGTATGGGAATTATGATTCCAAGAATCAACTTCCAATCTTCAAACTATATCTGGGTGTTGACGAATGGACCATAGTGAATATAGGAAATGTCAATTCTACTTACAGGAAGGAAATCATACACATACCAATTACAGATTACATAGATGTGTGTCTGGTAAACATCGGTTCAGGGACACCATTCATATCAGTGTTAGAGCTCAGACGGCTTAATGATTCGATTTATAGTCCAATTGAACCAGGGTCACTGATTCTCTATGACAGGTGGGATTTTGGTACACAACAAGAGGAGTGGAAGTTAATCAG GGAAAAAGATGATGTTTACGATCGGATTTGGAAACCATTTACAGGGTCATCTTGGTTGTCCATTAATATATCAGTTGTAAGTTCTTCCTTTAGTACCTCTGACTATAAACTACCGGGTATTGTCATGGCGACTGCTGCAAAACCTGCAAATGAAAGTGAATCCTGGGGTATCTCTTTAAGCATAGATGATGATCCTTCTCAAAAGTTGTACATTTACATGCACTTTGCGGAGGTTGAGGATCTCAAAGGCCAAATCAGAGAATTTACTGTCTCCGTGAATGATGAACCATTTAGTGGGCCTGTGGCTCCTAGACTCCTTTTTTCGGACACCGTGTCTAGCAAATATTCCATTAGTGGAAGTACCACAAAGAAATTGTCCTTTTCACTAGAAAGGACAAACAGATCCACGCTTCCGCCAATTATTAATGCTATGGAGGTTTACATGTTAAAAGAATTCCCACAATCATCAACTCAACAAAACGATG TTGATGCAATCAAGAGGATCAAATCAGATTACGCAGTGGGCAGGAACTGGCAAGGAGACCCATGTCTCCCCATGGAATACCAATGGGATGGCCTCACTTGCAGCCATAATACTTCCCCTACTATAATCTCATT GAACCTCTCATCTAGCAATTTGTCCGGGAATTTACTTACTTCATTTTTGAGTCTCAAATCATTACAAAATCT GGATTTATCATACAACAACTTGACTGGACCTGTACCAGAATTTTTTGCTGACTTTCCATCTTTAAAAACTCT GAATTTAACGGGGAACAACCTAACAGGTTCGGTTCCACAGGCTGTTACGGATAAGTTCAAGGATGCAACTCTGAG TTTTGGAGAAAATCCAAATCTTTGTCCGTCAGTCTCGTGCCAAGgacagaaaaagaagaagaagaagaacaagttCTTTGTTCCTGTTCTTACATCCATTCTGTCTGCGATTGTGATCCTGGTCCTCATAGCTGCCCTTGCAATCGTCCGGAAGTTGACCAAGAGGAGAGAAACCAaag CTACAACCATAGAGACGGTCACTGAACGCCCCAAAGAAGGGCCATTGAAGTCAGGGAATTGTGAGTTCACTTACTCTGAGGTTGTGGGTATCACCAATAACTTTAATAGCCCCATTGGTAGAGGAGGATTTGGAGAAGTTTATCTAGGCACTTTGGCAGATGACACTCAGGTTGCCGTCAAGGTTCATTCTCCATCATCAAATCAAGGCCCTAAGGCATTTCGAGCGGAG GCGAAACTCTTGACGAGAGTTCATCATAAAAACTTGGTTCGTCTAATTGGGTACTGCGATGACAGTACAAACATGGTTCTCATTTATGAATACATGTCCAAAGGAAACCTGCAACAGAAGTTAtcag CGAGAGAAGCTGCAGATGTTTTGAACTGGAAACAGAGACTTCAAATTGCAGTAGATGCAGCACATG GATTGGAGTATCTACACAATGGCTGTAAGCCACCAATAGTCCACAGAGACATGAAATCTTCCAACATTCTATTAACTGAATCACTGCAAGCCAAGATAGCTGATTTTGGAATGTCCAGAGATCTTCAAAGCTTATCAACTGACCCAGTAGGCACGCCTGGATATTTTGATCCTGA ATGCCAGTCCACAGGAAATTTGAATGAGAAGAGcgatgtttatagctttgggATTGTTTTATTGGAGCTAATCACCGGCCGGCGTGCAATAATCCCTGGGGGCATTCATATAGCTGGATGGGTTAGTCCTATGATTGAAAGAGGGGATATTCGAAGCATTGTTGATCCAAGGTTACAAGGAGATTTCAACACCAATTCTGCCTGGAAAGCAGTAGAGATAGCCTTAGCATGTGTAGCATCAACAGGAATGCAAAGGCCAGACATGAGTCATGTAGTGGTAGACTTGAAGGAATGTTTGGAGACGGAGGTGGCTTCCAGGAGAATTCAGAGGGTAGGTGGCCACAGCATCGGATCAGGCAATTTCCTAGAAAATGTTCCCTTGGTTCTTAGCACTGAAGTGGCTCCCCATGCTAGGTAG